The nucleotide window TCGGTCCGGTCGATGCGCAGCATGCCGGTGTAGGCCGGGTGCCGGGCGACGATGCGGAACCGGCTCACCTTGTCGGAGACGAAGGACAGCGTGACGTTGTCGGTCTCGGCGCAGGTGGCGGCCACGCTCTCGTTGCGCACGGTGACGCCGATGGGCTCGGCCCGCGCGATCGGTGCGCCCAGAAGCGCGCAGCCGGCGAGAAGGCCCAGGATCGGTTTTGCAAACCTGTTCCCGGCAAAGGCATTTCTGGCAAGGGCACGCACGGCAAGGACGGGCATCGGTGGCTCCGGAAAGCGACGGCGCGGCAGGCGAGGCGACCATATCAGCGCGCGCTCACGTGGCAAACGTAACGCCGAGGCCCTCGCAATCGCTGCAACCTCTCCTATATGAGTGCGCATGTGACGCTGCGGCATTTGCCCGGCGTCGGGGAGGATCTGATCGGAATGTCCATGTTTCGCAAAGGGACGGTTCTGGCGGCGCTGGCCGTCGCGGGTGCGCTGACCCTCGTCGTCGCGGACCATGCGGATGCGCGCCAAGGCGGCTCCTTCGGTAGCCGGGGAACCCGAACCTACCAGACCCCGGCCTCGACCCCCACGGCGCCGGGCACGGTGGCGCCAGTGCAGCGCTCCATCACTTCGCCGCAGACGGCGCCGTCCAGCGCGGCCCGGCCGCAGACGGCCGCTCAGCGGCCCTCCATGTTCGGCAACGGCTTCGCCGGCTCGCTCATGCGCGGCCTGCTCATCGGCGGTCTCATCGGCATGCTGATGGGGCAGGGGCTCGGCGGGCTTGCTGGTATCCTGGGGCTGTTGCTTCAGGTCGGCCTCGTCGTGGCCGGCGTGATGCTGGTGATGCGCCTGCTGCGCCGCTCGCAGCCGGTTCCTGCCGGTGCGGGAGCGGGTGGCGGCTATGGCGGACCGCGTCCCGCGGCGCGCGGTGACTGGCGCGCTGCCAGCGCTCCGCCGGCCGGCAGCGGGCGTCCGCCCGGCGTGCAGGACGAGATCGGCGTCACCCCGGCTGACCTCGATGCCTTCGAGCGCCTGCTCGGCATCATCCAGGGTGCGGTGAGTCGGGAGGATCAGGCCGAGCTTCGCGCGAACACCACCCCGGAGATGTTCGGCTATCTCGCCGACGAACTGCGGGAGAATGCCGAGCGCGGGCTGCGCAACCAGGTCTCCGACGTGAAGCTGCTTCAGGGCGACGTGGCCGAGGCGTGGCGCGAAGGCAATCGCGAGTACGCCACCGTTGCCATGCGCTATGCCAGCCGCGACGTGATGCTGGACCGCGCCAGCGGCAAGGTCGTCTCCGGCGCCGCGGGCATCGGGGAAAGCACCGAGGTGTGGACCTTCGTGCGTGACCGCATCGCGGGCCCGACCGGCGGGGCAGCCGGGCTTTGGCGCCTCAGCGCCATCCAGGGCGCCTGAGCGGCCTGCGCATATGCGTGAGGGGCAGGCGGCGGGGCTTCCCGCCGCCACCGTGACGTGGTCTAAAGCGCCCCCATGAGCGCTCCTGCGACCCGCGACTCTTCCATGATCGCCACCCCCGGCGCCTCCACCAGCGTCATCACCGTTTCCGGCCTCGGCAAGACCTACGCGACCGGCCACGTCGCGCTGAAGGATGTCAGCCTCGACATCCGGCGCGGCGAGATCTTCGCTTTGCTCGGACCCAACGGCGCGGGCAAAACCACCCTCATCTCCATCATCTGCGGTCTCGTGAATGCCACAGCCGGCACGGTGGAGGTTGCCGGATACGATATCGTCACGGACTATCGCGCGGCGCGCTCCCGCATCGGTCTGGTGCCGCAGGAGCTGACCACCGATTCGTTCGAGAGCGTGTGGGCGACGGTCAGCTTCTCGCGCGGCCTGTTCGGCCGGAAGGCGAACCCCGCTTATATCGAGAAGGTGCTGCGCAGCCTGTCCCTGTGGGACAAGAAAGATGCCCGCATCATGACGCTCTCGGGCGGCATGAAGCGGCGCGTGCTCATCGCCAAGGCGCTGTCCCACGAGCCGGAGGTGTTGTTCCTCGACGAACCGTCCGCCGGCGTGGACGTGGAACTGCGCCGCGACATGTGGCGCCTCGTCCGTGAACTGCGCGACGAGGGCGTCACCATCATCCTCACCACCCACTATCTGGAGGAGGCCGAGGAGATGGCCGACCGGGTTGGGGTGATCGCGAAGGGCGAGCTGATCCTGGTGGAGGAAAAGGCGACGCTTATGCGCAAGCTGGGCAAGAAGCAGCTCACCGTCGAGCTGACCACGCCGCTCGCCGCCCTGCCGCAGGCTTTGGCGGACTTCGGGCTCGCCCTGTCGGACGACGGCACCCGCCTCACCTACACCTACGCGACCAACCGCGAGGGGGACGACGACGGCCTCTCCATCGCCGGCCTGCTGGCCGCCCTCTCGTCGGAGGGCATCGCCTTCAAGGATCTCCATACGGAGCAAAGCTCCCTCGAAGACATCTTCGTGAGCCTGGTGAGGCGCGAGCCGTGAACCTGCAAGCCATCGCCGCCATCTACGGCTTCGAGATGAACCGCACCCGGCGCACGCTGGGGCAGAGCGTGGTCTCGCCGGTTTTGTCCACCTCGCTGTATTTCGTGGTGTTCGGCTCGGCCATCGGCCCGCGCATGGCGGAGGTGGGGGGCGTCGCCTACGGCGCCTTCATCGTGCCGGGGCTGATGATGCTGACCCTGCTCACGCAGTCCATCAGCAACGCGGCCTTTGCCATCTACTTCCCGCGATTCACCGGCACCATCTACGAGCTGTTGTCGGCGCCGGTCTCGCCGTTCGAGATCGTGGCGGGCTATGTGGGGGCGGCGGCCACCAAGTCCACGGTGCTGGGGCTGATCATCCTCGCCACCGCCTCGCTGTTCGTGCCGCTGGAGATCCGCCATCCGGTGTGGCTGCTGGCGTTTCTGGTGCTGACGGCGGTCACCTTCTCCCTGTTCGGCTTCATCATCGGCATCTGGGCCGACGGATTTGAGCGGCTGCAGGTCATCCCCATGCTGGTGATCACGCCGCTGACCTTCCTCGGCGGCACCTTCTACTCGCTGGACATGCTGCCCCCGGTGTGGCGGACAGTGACCCTGTTCAACCCGGTGGTCTATCTGGTCTCCGGCTTCCGCTGGAGCTTCTTCGGCCATTCGGACGTGCGGGTGGAGGTGAGCTTCGCCATGACGCTCGCCTTCCTCGCCGTGTGCCTCGTCACCGTGCGCTGGATGTTCCGTACCGGCTACCGGCTGAAGAGCTGAGGCTACGGGGCAAGCTGCGCCACGGCCACGAGCCAGCGACGCACTGCGTCTTCCGCTTCGGGGGTCAGGTCCGCTTGCAGGTCGGGCTCCAGAGCATGGACCCGCGCCCGCGCATCGACAAGCAGCGCGCGGCCAGCTTCGGTGAGCACAACTTCGAGGATGCGTCCATGCACGGCGTGAGGCGTCCGGCGCACCAAGTCCGCCCGCTCGAGATTGGCAAGAATCACGCTGACTGTCTGCGGCGTGACGAGGGCAAGGCGCGCGAGGTCCGCGCCGCTCAAGCCTGGATAGGCCTCCACCATCGTCATGACTGTGAATTGCGGCGCGGTCAGCCCAAGGCCCGAGAGCGCCTTCTCCATGCGCTGGCGATGAGCCGTGGCGGCCTGGCGTAAGAGGTAGCCCAGATAGCCGTGCGTCCCGCGCTTGCCGTCGCCGGGTGCCGGGGCAAGAGATGGTGCCTTGTCGTTCATATCAAAGCTCTGATATTATATTCGAGCTTTGATATTGCCTGAGGATCATCGAAAGGACCAGTTCATGGCCGATCCGCTTTCCCGCCCCACCTACAAGGCCTTCACCGAGCGTGCCCCGGATGTCTATGCGGGGCTGTCCGCCCTCACCAAGGCGGTGGACGCCTCGGGCCTCGACAAGGGGCTGACCGAGCTGGTGAAGCTGCGCGCCTCCCAGATCAACGGATGCGCCTTCTGCCTGAAGTTCCATCTGGGGGTGGCGCGCAAGGCTGGCGTGTCGCAGGACAAGCTCGACCTGCTGGCGGCCTGGCGGGATGCACCGGCGTTCTCGGCGCGGGAGCGTGCGGCGCTGGCCTATGCGGAAGACCTGACGCAGCTTGAGGCGGAAGCTGCCTCCGATGCGGCCTGGGCGGCGCTTTTGAAGGAATTCTCGGAGGACGAGGCGGTCTTCCTGACGGTGACCATCGCCTCCATCAACGCCTGGAACCGCATCGGCATCGCCTTGCGCTTCGCGCCGCCAGCCTGATGCAGGAAGCCCCGGGGCGGTGGACCGCCCCGGGGGCGGGGCGGGTCAGAGCCCGCCGACGCACATGTACTTGATGTTCAGATAGTCGTCGCAGCCGTACTTGGAGCCTTCGCGGCCCATGCCGCTCTCCTTCACGCCGCCGAAGGGCGCGACTTCGGTGGTGATGACGCCGGCATTGATGCCCACCTGGCCGTATTCCAGCTTTTCCGCCACCCGGAAGGCGCGGCCAAGGTCCTTGGTGAAGAAGTAGCAGGCGAGACCGTATTCCGTGTCGTTGGCGTACGACACGGCCTGCTCCTCGGTCTCGAACTTGAAGAGCGGGGCCAGCGGGCCGAAGATTTCGTCGCGGGCGAACGCCATGTCCTGGGTGGCCCCGGCCAGCACCGTGGGCTCGAAGAAAGTGCCGCCGAGGGCGGGCTGCTTGCCGCCGGTGAGCACGGTGGCGCCCTTGTCCAGGGCGTCCTTCAGCAGGCGTTCCACCTTGGCCAGCGCGCGGTCGTCGATGAGCGGGCCGGCGACCACGCCCTCGTCCAGGCCATTGCCCACCTTCAGCTTCTTGGATGCCTCGGCGAACTTGGCGGCGAAGGCGTCATAGATGCCGGCCTGCACGTAGAAGCGGTTCGCGCACACGCAGGTTTGGCCCACGTTGCGGAACTTTGAGGCGATGGCCTGCTCCACCGCGAGGTCGAGGTCGGCATCGTCGAACACCAGGAACGGCGCGTTGCCGCCCAGCTCCATGGAGATCTTCTTCATGGTGTCGGCGGACTGCTTCATCAGCAGCTTGCCCACGGGGGTGGAGCCGGTGAATGTCACCTTCTTCACCAGCGGGTTGGAGGTCATCTCGCCGCCGATGGCGGGAGCCTCGCCCACCACGATGTTGACGACGCCCGCCGGGATGCCGGCC belongs to Xanthobacter autotrophicus Py2 and includes:
- a CDS encoding alkylhydroperoxidase like protein, AhpD family (TIGRFAM: alkylhydroperoxidase like protein, AhpD family~PFAM: Carboxymuconolactone decarboxylase~KEGG: reu:Reut_A3275 alkylhydroperoxidase AhpD core), which encodes MADPLSRPTYKAFTERAPDVYAGLSALTKAVDASGLDKGLTELVKLRASQINGCAFCLKFHLGVARKAGVSQDKLDLLAAWRDAPAFSARERAALAYAEDLTQLEAEAASDAAWAALLKEFSEDEAVFLTVTIASINAWNRIGIALRFAPPA
- a CDS encoding succinic semialdehyde dehydrogenase (TIGRFAM: succinic semialdehyde dehydrogenase~PFAM: aldehyde dehydrogenase~KEGG: mes:Meso_1323 succinic semialdehyde dehydrogenase); the encoded protein is MAAPQPLSRPATARFPLLRDKMLIGGAWVDADSGATIEVNNPATGEIIGTIPKAGAAETRRAIEAASEAFKTWRATTAAERAAKLHKLADLITQNADELAAILTTEQGKPLAEAKGEIGASAGYVRWFAEEARRLYGDVIPSPWGNRRILVTKEPVGVVTAVTPWNFPSSMLSRKIGAALAAGCTVVAKPSELTPYSGLAWGVLAEMAGIPAGVVNIVVGEAPAIGGEMTSNPLVKKVTFTGSTPVGKLLMKQSADTMKKISMELGGNAPFLVFDDADLDLAVEQAIASKFRNVGQTCVCANRFYVQAGIYDAFAAKFAEASKKLKVGNGLDEGVVAGPLIDDRALAKVERLLKDALDKGATVLTGGKQPALGGTFFEPTVLAGATQDMAFARDEIFGPLAPLFKFETEEQAVSYANDTEYGLACYFFTKDLGRAFRVAEKLEYGQVGINAGVITTEVAPFGGVKESGMGREGSKYGCDDYLNIKYMCVGGL
- a CDS encoding import inner membrane translocase subunit Tim44 (PFAM: import inner membrane translocase subunit Tim44~KEGG: mlo:mll7160 hypothetical protein); this translates as MSMFRKGTVLAALAVAGALTLVVADHADARQGGSFGSRGTRTYQTPASTPTAPGTVAPVQRSITSPQTAPSSAARPQTAAQRPSMFGNGFAGSLMRGLLIGGLIGMLMGQGLGGLAGILGLLLQVGLVVAGVMLVMRLLRRSQPVPAGAGAGGGYGGPRPAARGDWRAASAPPAGSGRPPGVQDEIGVTPADLDAFERLLGIIQGAVSREDQAELRANTTPEMFGYLADELRENAERGLRNQVSDVKLLQGDVAEAWREGNREYATVAMRYASRDVMLDRASGKVVSGAAGIGESTEVWTFVRDRIAGPTGGAAGLWRLSAIQGA
- a CDS encoding ABC-2 type transporter (PFAM: ABC-2 type transporter~KEGG: bja:blr6578 ABC transporter permease protein); this encodes MNLQAIAAIYGFEMNRTRRTLGQSVVSPVLSTSLYFVVFGSAIGPRMAEVGGVAYGAFIVPGLMMLTLLTQSISNAAFAIYFPRFTGTIYELLSAPVSPFEIVAGYVGAAATKSTVLGLIILATASLFVPLEIRHPVWLLAFLVLTAVTFSLFGFIIGIWADGFERLQVIPMLVITPLTFLGGTFYSLDMLPPVWRTVTLFNPVVYLVSGFRWSFFGHSDVRVEVSFAMTLAFLAVCLVTVRWMFRTGYRLKS
- a CDS encoding ABC transporter related (PFAM: ABC transporter related~SMART: AAA ATPase~KEGG: ABC transporter, ATP-binding protein; K01990 ABC-2   type transport system ATP-binding protein) — its product is MSAPATRDSSMIATPGASTSVITVSGLGKTYATGHVALKDVSLDIRRGEIFALLGPNGAGKTTLISIICGLVNATAGTVEVAGYDIVTDYRAARSRIGLVPQELTTDSFESVWATVSFSRGLFGRKANPAYIEKVLRSLSLWDKKDARIMTLSGGMKRRVLIAKALSHEPEVLFLDEPSAGVDVELRRDMWRLVRELRDEGVTIILTTHYLEEAEEMADRVGVIAKGELILVEEKATLMRKLGKKQLTVELTTPLAALPQALADFGLALSDDGTRLTYTYATNREGDDDGLSIAGLLAALSSEGIAFKDLHTEQSSLEDIFVSLVRREP
- a CDS encoding transcriptional regulator, MarR family (PFAM: regulatory protein MarR~KEGG: reu:Reut_A3276 regulatory protein, MarR), with protein sequence MNDKAPSLAPAPGDGKRGTHGYLGYLLRQAATAHRQRMEKALSGLGLTAPQFTVMTMVEAYPGLSGADLARLALVTPQTVSVILANLERADLVRRTPHAVHGRILEVVLTEAGRALLVDARARVHALEPDLQADLTPEAEDAVRRWLVAVAQLAP